In one window of Henckelia pumila isolate YLH828 chromosome 1, ASM3356847v2, whole genome shotgun sequence DNA:
- the LOC140886256 gene encoding uncharacterized protein yields MDACSSKRSAGGLMKSKKGYNVGLKDAATERDQNVQFCYRIGCSGRIKYNQNTKPGTLDTSKCSKPSLRSPNRNKTYGNPSRGNSVITRAKELNSDSMGKVSSQLESFPSEVDISGDSEALELVPLPSTSLTGKFTVTETGSSSASSSIRPQKVSQIRSGLHKPNALPTPSISSVSKSPDQAPSKDGCGSRYGFRSLKCNSIPDVVSSSSSSFSKPVKRNLMNKKIPEREVFLSRRKTTAASSNDGNVSPSTCSSSVCDSRINNHASGEVNNGASSSRTQRIVNINNRTRLPSRPNIRNSSSSRKPASSSPQFPQSGTPINIGGSSSSQHFSANGFLSGSSSYSISSSNDDYQSTLMPLTSGEFGFTRFMSHDALQRYNIDGVAELLLALERIERDEELTHEQILALDSSFFLGSLNFHDQHRDMRLDIDNMSYEELLALEDRIGSVSTAVPEEALTKCLRRSIYQVTSSEVRASELDEDGDDIKCSICQEDFAPGDEIGALVECEHGYHVACINQWLRLKNWCPVCKVAAAPQESSSS; encoded by the exons ATGGATGCATGCTCTAGTAAAAGAAGTGCTGGTGGGCTTATGAAATCCAAAAAAGGATATAATGTTGGTTTAAAAGATGCAGCTACTGAAAGGGATCAAAATGTTCAATTTTGTTACCGAATAGGATGCAGTGGGAGAATCAAgtataatcaaaatacaaaaCCTGGAACCTTAGATACATCCAAATGTTCTAAGCCTTCTTTACGTTCTCCGAATAGGAATAAAACATATGGAAATCCCTCTAGGGGGAATTCTGTGATAACCAGGGCCAAAGAGTTGAATTCTGATTCAATGGGAAAGGTCTCTTCCCAGTTGGAATCTTTTCCATCAGAAGTCGATATTTCTGGTGATTCAGAAGCTCTAGAGCTAGTGCCTTTACCCAGCACGAGTCTAACTGGAAAATTTACAGTGACCGAAACAGGAAGTTCTAGTGCATCATCAAGCATTCGACCTCAAAAAGTATCTCAGATCAGATCAGGTTTGCACAAGCCAAACGCTCTACCAACTCCCTCTATTTCATCAGTCTCTAAAAGCCCAGATCAAGCCCCTTCTAAGGACGGTTGTGGGAGCAGGTATGGTTTCAGGAGTCTGAAATGCAATTCAATACCCGATGTTGTGTCATCAAGTTCGTCATCATTTTCAAAGCCAGTCAAAAGGAATCTGATGAATAAGAAAATTCCGGAAAGGGAAGTCTTCTTGTCCCGTAGAAAAACAACTGCTGCATCATCCAATGATGGGAATGTATCCCCTTCAACTTGTAGTAGCTCCGTCTGTGATTCAAGAATAAATAATCATGCTTCTGGAGAAGTTAACAACGGTGCCTCTTCCTCCAGGACTCAGAGGATAGTGAATATAAACAACAGAACAAGGCTTCCTTCCAGGCCAAATATAAGGAACAGTTCCTCTTCTAGGAAACCTGCTTCAAGTAGCCCTCAGTTTCCTCAATCTGGAACACCTATCAATATTGGTGGCTCAAGTTCCTCACAACACTTTTCAGCAAATGGCTTTTTGAGTGGTTCAAGCTCTTATAGTATTTCCAGCAGCAATGATGATTATCAATCCACCTTAATGCCTCTCACTTCGGGTGAATTTGGCTTTACCCGTTTCATGAGTCATGATGCATTACAACGATACAACATTGATGGAGTCGCAGAG TTATTATTAGCTCTTGAGAGGATTGAACGAGACGAGGAGCTGACACATGAG CAAATCCTTGCCCTGGATTCCAGTTTTTTCCTTGGTAGTTTGAACTTCCACGACCAACACAGAGATATGAGACTGGATATTGATAACATGTCATATGAG GAACTGTTAGCTCTAGAAGATAGGATAGGCTCAGTGAGCACAGCAGTTCCTGAAGAGGCACTAACAAAGTGCCTCAGGAGAAGCATATATCAGGTAACCTCATCAGAAGTACGAGCTTCCGAATTGgatgaagatggagatgatATCAAATGCAGTATTTGTCAG GAGGATTTTGCTCCTGGGGATGAGATTGGTGCATTGGTGGAGTGCGAGCACGGGTATCACGTTGCATGCATTAACCAGTGGTTGCGGCTCAAGAATTGGTGCCCCGTTTGCAAGGTTGCTGCGGCCCCACAGGAATCATCATCTTCTTAG